The DNA sequence TCACCCCCGAGGGCGCGCTCCGGCCGGAAGCCACCCAGGCCCTCCGCGCCAACATCTCCCCTCTGCTCCTGCCGAGCCCCGCTCGGGCCCTGCAGTTGGACAAGGCGTACAGGCTGATCGTCCGCGAGCAGAGCTTCACACGCGGGCGGGATGCCACCGTGGAGCCCGCCAGCAACGTCCACCGGGAGCTCCCGGCCGAAGACAAGGCGCTCGAGACGGGCGTGGAGGATCCGCTGCCCGGGCCTCACGAGGGCAAAGTCGCCCGGTATCCAGGACTCCCGGGGGCGGCGCGGCCCGCTCCGAAGCCCGTGAGCGCCAAGTCCTCGCCCTGACTCAGGGGACGATCTGGATCTGGGCGATGCCCTCGAACTCGACGGCGCTGCCCTTCGTCACGCCCACCGACTGGCTCCAGCCAGCGGGGACCTCGAGCACGTACTGGCTGGGGGCACCCACCGAGCGCGCCGTGAGCGTGCGCGGCTGGGCCCGCTCGACAATGCCTGCCACCTTCATCTGCGAGTTGATGAAGATCATGTCCAGCGAGATGAGCGTGTTGCGCATCCAGAAGCTCTGCACCTCTTCGTCCGGGAAGAGGAAGAGCATGCCCTTGCCAGCCGCCATCTCCGTGCGCCACATCAGCCCGCGGGTGCGCGCATCCGGAGTCGCAGCCACCTCCACCTCCACCCGGTGCACTCCTCCGAAGGCGTCGTGCAGGCGCA is a window from the Hyalangium minutum genome containing:
- a CDS encoding DUF192 domain-containing protein, whose protein sequence is MSLRRASVHAVGAALLLVLACQAPEAQGKPPPAPTPPPTDVTAKDYVMPTLPRAFVRLHDAFGGVHRVEVEVAATPDARTRGLMWRTEMAAGKGMLFLFPDEEVQSFWMRNTLISLDMIFINSQMKVAGIVERAQPRTLTARSVGAPSQYVLEVPAGWSQSVGVTKGSAVEFEGIAQIQIVP